The following coding sequences lie in one Pseudomonas monsensis genomic window:
- a CDS encoding alanine/glycine:cation symporter family protein, with the protein MLDIINDFLSGKVLIPLVLGLGSYFTLRSKFVQFRYFPHMFGVLQGSWRASGHHLSSFQALTLSLAGRVGTGNIVGVGIAVSMGGPGAVFWMWVTALLGMSSSFFECTLGQLYKRSDGKGVYRGGPSWYIQHGLDKRWLGMIAAVLLLVTFGFAINGLESHAVSHSLKDAFGLPPMWSGLVLSLMLGVVFIGGIKRIAAVADLLVPLKVLSYVGVTAYVIVLQFDQVPAMLMTIIKSAFGLDQAFGGLVGSAIIMGVRRGVFSNEAGLGSAPNVASVAKIEHPVAQGAVQALSVFIDTFVICTCTALLILLSGFYTPGFEGDGIALAQNSLAAVVGEWGRMFISVVLALFVFTAMLYNYYLGENSLRFIWDEPRKMLIFYRVLVLILVFWGSVEDLSTVLAFADISMTLLALVNLVAMFLLFKISMRVLRDYDEQRRGGIKAPVFDSSKFLDLDLDPLAWPPQNGCPGTIIRS; encoded by the coding sequence ATGCTAGACATCATCAACGATTTTCTGTCGGGCAAGGTATTAATACCTTTAGTTCTAGGACTGGGAAGCTACTTCACCCTCCGGTCGAAATTTGTCCAATTCAGATATTTCCCCCATATGTTCGGTGTTTTACAGGGGAGCTGGCGTGCCAGCGGCCATCACTTGAGTTCATTTCAGGCACTGACGCTCAGCCTTGCCGGCCGTGTCGGTACTGGCAATATAGTTGGCGTCGGGATTGCAGTGAGCATGGGCGGGCCCGGCGCAGTATTCTGGATGTGGGTGACCGCTCTATTAGGCATGTCGAGCAGCTTCTTCGAGTGTACGTTAGGGCAACTGTACAAGCGCAGCGATGGCAAAGGCGTGTATCGAGGAGGCCCGTCCTGGTACATCCAGCACGGTCTGGACAAGCGCTGGCTCGGGATGATCGCGGCTGTGCTACTGCTGGTGACCTTTGGTTTTGCAATCAATGGTCTCGAGTCCCATGCTGTATCACACTCGTTAAAAGATGCGTTTGGTCTGCCGCCGATGTGGTCGGGGCTCGTACTGTCTTTGATGCTGGGAGTTGTCTTCATTGGCGGGATAAAACGTATAGCTGCGGTAGCCGATCTTCTGGTTCCACTAAAGGTTCTTTCCTATGTTGGCGTCACGGCCTATGTGATCGTTCTACAGTTCGATCAGGTACCGGCAATGCTTATGACCATTATCAAAAGCGCATTCGGTCTGGATCAGGCGTTTGGTGGACTGGTTGGCAGCGCAATCATCATGGGTGTCAGACGAGGCGTTTTCTCCAACGAGGCAGGACTCGGCAGTGCTCCCAATGTCGCCTCAGTAGCGAAGATCGAACACCCGGTTGCACAGGGTGCCGTACAAGCGTTGAGTGTTTTCATCGATACATTCGTCATCTGTACCTGTACTGCGTTATTAATTTTGCTATCCGGATTCTACACGCCGGGTTTTGAAGGTGACGGGATTGCTCTGGCACAAAACTCGCTGGCAGCCGTCGTCGGGGAATGGGGACGCATGTTTATCAGCGTAGTGCTTGCGTTATTCGTATTTACCGCAATGCTGTACAACTATTACCTGGGAGAAAACAGCTTGCGGTTCATATGGGATGAACCACGAAAAATGCTGATTTTCTATCGTGTACTGGTATTGATATTAGTGTTCTGGGGCTCCGTCGAAGATCTATCTACTGTTCTGGCTTTTGCAGACATCTCCATGACGCTGCTCGCGCTCGTCAACCTCGTAGCCATGTTCCTGCTCTTCAAAATCAGCATGCGTGTTTTACGCGATTACGACGAACAACGACGTGGCGGAATCAAGGCTCCTGTTTTCGACTCAAGCAAATTCC